A single region of the Dehalococcoidia bacterium genome encodes:
- a CDS encoding macro domain-containing protein — MNIVARVLASYRRPDGRLLEAVQGDITEEETDVIVNAANERLAHGGGVAGAIVRRGGREIQEESDRWVRERGPVPTGSAAITGAGRLKARYVVHAVGPRRGMGNEEKLLAKAVSSALQRADEVGARSVALPAISTGIFGFPKESGVRVIVTAVQEYLDSHPESSIERVRLCDRDAGTASLFAETLKALAAHGM; from the coding sequence GTGAACATCGTGGCCAGGGTGCTGGCCTCATACCGTCGGCCCGACGGACGGCTGCTGGAAGCGGTCCAGGGGGACATCACCGAGGAAGAGACGGACGTCATCGTCAACGCCGCCAACGAGCGGCTGGCCCACGGCGGCGGCGTGGCGGGAGCCATCGTCCGCAGGGGCGGCCGCGAGATCCAGGAGGAGAGCGACCGCTGGGTGCGCGAGCGCGGCCCGGTGCCCACCGGCAGTGCCGCCATCACCGGCGCCGGGCGGCTCAAGGCCCGCTACGTCGTCCATGCCGTGGGGCCACGCCGGGGCATGGGAAACGAGGAGAAGCTGCTGGCGAAGGCCGTCAGCAGCGCCCTGCAACGGGCCGACGAGGTGGGCGCCAGGAGCGTCGCGCTGCCAGCCATCTCCACCGGCATCTTCGGCTTCCCCAAGGAGTCGGGAGTGCGGGTCATCGTGACGGCCGTCCAGGAATACCTGGACTCCCACCCCGAGTCGTCCATCGAGCGAGTGCGCCTGTGCGACCGCGACGCCGGGACGGCCTCCCTCTTTGCCGAGACATTGAAGGCCCTGGCCGCCCACGGGATGTGA
- a CDS encoding glycine--tRNA ligase, with amino-acid sequence MAPKLSMDKFVSLCKRRGFVFQGSEIYGGIGGFWDYGPLGVELKNNIKRAWWKAVVQERPDVVGLDAAIVMNPKVWIASGHVETFADPMVDCKSCKRRFRADELAREHPEPEAAHGHAPSAYPIRCPECGGELTTPRMFNLMFRTYVGPIDVEAEFTRAIAELQGEDWERASARIRDLKEELDRATAYLRPETAQGIFVNFDNVLTTARKKLPFGIAQIGKAFRNEVTPGNFIFRDREFEQMEIEFFCRPGTDEEWHKHWVEERYNWYRRYGIREENLRVRRLDPDELAHYAKDTYEIEYLFPMGWSELEGIANRTDFDLKRHSEFSGRQLTYFDDETGEHIVPFVIEPSAGVDRCFMAFMMDAYDEEEVRGETRAVLRLHPALAPIKVAVLPLSRHEDLVPVARRVWDLLRPHFMTQYDDAQSIGRRYRRQDEIGTPCCVTIDFETLQDEAVTIRDRDSMAQVRVPIANLVQALKEKLGEL; translated from the coding sequence GGCTTCTGGGACTACGGCCCCCTGGGAGTGGAGCTGAAGAACAACATCAAGCGTGCCTGGTGGAAGGCGGTGGTCCAGGAGCGTCCCGACGTGGTGGGACTGGACGCCGCCATCGTCATGAACCCCAAGGTCTGGATCGCCAGCGGCCACGTGGAGACCTTCGCCGACCCGATGGTGGACTGCAAGTCGTGCAAGCGCCGCTTCCGGGCCGACGAGCTGGCCAGGGAGCACCCGGAGCCGGAAGCCGCCCACGGCCACGCACCCTCCGCCTACCCCATCCGCTGCCCGGAGTGCGGCGGCGAGCTGACCACCCCGCGCATGTTCAACCTGATGTTCCGAACCTACGTGGGGCCTATCGACGTGGAGGCCGAGTTCACCCGCGCCATCGCCGAGCTCCAGGGGGAGGACTGGGAGCGGGCCTCGGCCCGCATCCGCGACCTGAAGGAGGAGCTGGACCGCGCCACCGCCTACCTGCGCCCCGAAACGGCCCAGGGCATCTTCGTCAACTTCGACAACGTCCTCACCACGGCCCGCAAGAAGCTGCCCTTCGGCATCGCCCAGATCGGCAAGGCCTTCCGCAACGAGGTGACCCCGGGCAACTTCATCTTTCGCGACCGCGAGTTCGAGCAGATGGAGATCGAGTTCTTCTGCCGGCCCGGCACCGACGAGGAGTGGCACAAACACTGGGTGGAGGAGCGCTACAACTGGTACCGGCGCTACGGCATCCGCGAGGAAAACCTGCGGGTGCGCCGCCTGGACCCCGACGAGCTGGCCCACTACGCCAAGGACACCTACGAGATCGAATACCTCTTCCCCATGGGGTGGTCGGAGCTGGAAGGCATCGCCAACCGCACCGACTTCGACCTGAAGCGCCATTCGGAGTTTTCGGGCCGGCAGCTGACTTACTTCGATGACGAGACGGGGGAGCACATCGTCCCCTTCGTCATAGAGCCCTCGGCCGGAGTGGACCGCTGCTTCATGGCCTTCATGATGGACGCCTACGACGAAGAGGAGGTGCGGGGGGAGACTCGGGCGGTGCTGCGACTGCATCCGGCCCTGGCCCCCATCAAGGTGGCAGTGCTGCCCCTCTCGCGCCACGAAGACCTGGTGCCGGTGGCCAGGCGAGTGTGGGACCTGCTGCGCCCTCACTTCATGACCCAGTACGACGACGCCCAGAGCATAGGCCGGCGCTACCGTCGCCAGGACGAGATCGGCACCCCGTGCTGCGTGACCATCGACTTCGAGACCCTGCAGGACGAGGCGGTGACCATCCGCGACCGGGACAGCATGGCCCAGGTGCGGGTGCCCATCGCTAACCTCGTCCAGGCGCTCAAGGAGAAGCTGGGGGAGCTGTGA